A portion of the Malania oleifera isolate guangnan ecotype guangnan chromosome 3, ASM2987363v1, whole genome shotgun sequence genome contains these proteins:
- the LOC131151458 gene encoding protein MAIN-LIKE 1-like, whose amino-acid sequence MGDHHRSSQAWNNSHSDVLYCRGGTHVIHDRIGTDPHIVDWIQDASFYRIYQISHIQLDWHLVTAFVERWRSETHTFHLSHGEASITLQDVAVFYRIPIDRRLIIGYTARLVQEGGAGQGRALRRIRGKLLGVVPLEGEMVGARIRMRFLKGKMFCQLPTAADDHTVVCHARAHLLQLICGMLFCDLSGSYVHLMFLPLLTTRAEIR is encoded by the coding sequence ATGGGCGATCATCACCGGTCTAGTCAGGCGTGGAACAATTCGCACTCTGATGTcttatattgccgagggggcaCACACGTCATACACGACAGGATAGGCACAGACCCCCACATTGTTGATTGGATACAAGACGCGAGCTTCTATAGGATATACCAAATTAGCCATATCCAATTGGATTGGCATCTAGTGACCGCCTTTGTGGAGAGATGGAGGTCGGAGACACACACCTTCCACCTATCGCATGGGGAGGCGTCTATCACCCTCCAGGATGTGGCGGTGTTCTATAGGATACCAATTGATCGGAGACTCATCATTGGTTATACTGCTAGACTAGTACAGGAGGGGGGCGCCGGTCAAGGGAGAGCATTGCGCCGCATACGCGGGAAATTGTTAGGGGTGGTACCTCTTGAGGGTGAGATGGTTGGTGCTCGCATCCGCATGCGGTTTCTTAAGGGCAAGATGTTTTGCCAGCTCCCGACAGCTGCAGATGATCATACAGTTGTGTGTCACGCACGTGCCCACTTGTTGCAATTGATATGTGGGATGTTGTTCTGCGACCTATCGGGAAGTTATGTGcatttgatgttccttccactcctcaCGACGCGAGCAGAGATACGCTAG